The proteins below are encoded in one region of Styela clava chromosome 4, kaStyClav1.hap1.2, whole genome shotgun sequence:
- the LOC120326595 gene encoding uncharacterized protein LOC120326595: protein MFGYLMTFVLIWAQIVFSQVLDPDKCFSPMYCLYSDGRSQPSWRQTIPQPQCSNSSQGIKGQKGELGPKGDGGDTGPQGVEGPPGQVGSNGAKGSTGPKGELGPSGPAGMKGSDGISGVKGDTGQPGAPGPKGDMGEASVVPNSLQEVLKDILAVTADQNQRYYGKIFIPLISELGLHDFASKKCREIGGKLADIQDNTHLDKIMTYIRQNKMEKNGRIPFHLGMQYKSQQLYFSNATAVPEGNFKWSSGYPHKGDNPYKDMYLQVDREPSSNYQYLFNQDVANNKCYALCEI from the exons ATGTTTGGATATTTGATGACTTTTGTACTCATATGGGCTCAGATTGTCTTTTCTCAAG TTCTGGATCCAGATAAATGCTTTTCTCCCATGTATTGCCTGTACAGCGACGGAAGAAGTCAGCCATCTTGGAGACAAACTATCCCACAG CCTCAATGCTCGAATTCCAGTCAAGGTATCAAAGGACAGAAGGGTGAACTCGGACCCAAAGGAGATGGAGGCGACACTGGCCCACAAGGAGTGGAAGGACCTCCGGGCCAGGTTGGCTCCAACGGAGCCAAAGGATCTACCGGTCCTAAAGGAGAACTCGGTCCTTCAGGACCTGCTGGAATGAAAGGCTCAGACGGGATTTCAGGCGTCAAAGGCGACACAGGACAGCCAGGCGCACCTGGACCAAAAGGGGATATGGGAGAAGCTTCTGTGGTCCCAAATTCACTTCAAGAAGTTTTAAAAG ATATCCTGGCCGTCACTGCCGATCAAAATCAGCGTTACTATGGCAAAATATTCATTCCTTTGATTTCGGAACTTGGATTGCATGATTTTGCGTCTAAGAAATGTCGGGAAATCGGTGGTAAATTGGCCGATATACAAGATAATACGCATCTGGATAAAATAATGACGTACATAAGACAGAACAAGATGGAAAAGAATGGCCGAATTCCTTTTCATCTTGGAATGCAATACAAG tCTCAACAGCTGTATTTCAGCAACGCAACCGCAGTACCGGAGGGAAACTTCAAATGGTCGTCGGGATATCCGCACAAGGGAGATAATCCCTACAAAGACATGTATTTGCAGGTTGACCGTGAACCATCAAGCAATTACCAATATCTCTTCAATCAAGATGTCGCCAATAATAAATGTTACGCGTTGTGTGAGATTTGA
- the LOC120326350 gene encoding uncharacterized protein LOC120326350 gives MFLYSTIYVFIWFQIASAQVLDTVDPVKCYSPMYCLNSDGRNQPSWRQTFPQPHCSNSSQVRKGLKGELGTKGDKGDTGIQGVEGPPGPVGFPGAKGIHGPKGDLGPPGPIGMKGSNGIPGAQGEIGAPGVPGPKGDMGDASVIPNSLKEVLKDMLAVTADMNQRYYGKIFIPLISETGGHDFASKKCREIGGKLADIQDNTHMDQIMTYVRNHKMGNEDRKTFHLGMQYKSQRLYFSNATAVPEGNGFKWRSGYPYKGDTPYTNMYLMVDREPSSSVQYLGNQNVASENFYALCEV, from the exons ATGTTTTTATATTCGACGATTTACGTATTCATCTGGTTTCAAATTGCTTCTGCTCAAG TTCTGGATACCGTGGATCCAGTTAAATGCTATTCTCCTATGTATTGTCTGAACAGCGACGGAAGAAATCAGCCATCTTGGAGACAAACTTTTCCCCAG CCTCACTGCTCAAATTCAAGCCAAGTTAGAAAAGGACTAAAGGGTGAACTTGGCACTAAAGGAGATAAAGGAGACACTGGCATCCAAGGAGTCGAAGGACCTCCGGGCCCAGTTGGCTTTCCAGGTGCCAAAGGAATTCACGGCCCTAAAGGAGACCTCGGTCCTCCAGGACCTATTGGAATGAAAGGATCAAACGGGATTCCAGGCGCCCAAGGTGAAATAGGAGCACCCGGAGTACCTGGGCCGAAAGGGGACATGGGAGACGCTTCTGTGATTCCAAATTCACTTAAAGAAGTTCTGAAAG ATATGCTGGCCGTCACTGCCGATATGAACCAGCGTTATTATGGCAAGATATTCATTCCTTTAATTTCGGAAACAGGAGGGCAtgattttgcttccaagaaatgTCGGGAAATCGGTGGTAAATTGGCCGATATACAAGATAATACGCATATGGACCAAATAATGACGTACGTAAGGAACCACAAAATGGGAAACGAGGACCGAAAAACGTTTCATCTTGGAATGCAATACAAG TCTCAGCGGCTCTATTTCAGCAACGCAACCGCAGTACCAGAGGGAAACGGCTTCAAGTGGCGGTCTGGATATCCGTACAAAGGAGATACTCCCTACACAAACATGTATTTGATGGTTGACCGTGAACCATCAAGTTCTGTTCAATATCTCGGCAATCAGAATGTTGCCAGTGAGAATTTTTATGCGTTGTGTGAAGTTTGA